A DNA window from Arachis hypogaea cultivar Tifrunner chromosome 18, arahy.Tifrunner.gnm2.J5K5, whole genome shotgun sequence contains the following coding sequences:
- the LOC112771906 gene encoding calcium-transporting ATPase 9, plasma membrane-type-like isoform X2, which translates to MARSTSRGSNSSPNGLLTVTIAGGRHDHVDPASNNEEEEDDELVDPDDPFDVIHTKNVPLQTLKRWRQAALVLNASRRFRYTLDLKKEEEKEQKKSMIRAHAQVIRAALLFRLAGERELVTNTAAPSLAAPTPDGDYAVGLEQLVSMFKDQNVLALQHYGGASLLQYNLLLGA; encoded by the exons ATGGCCCGCTCTACCTCGCGGGGTTCCAACTCCTCTCCCAATGGCCTCCTCACAGTTACCATCGCTGGCGGCCGCCATGACCACGTGGACCCCGCTTCGaacaacgaagaagaagaagacgatgaACTAGTGGATCCCGATGATCCTTTTGACGTTATCCACACCAAGAACGTCCCGCTCCAGACGCTCAAGCGTTGGAGA CAAGCAGCATTGGTTCTGAATGCCTCCAGGCGTTTTAGATATACTTTGGACttgaaaaaggaagaggagaaagagcaaaagaaaagcatgattagagccCATGCACAAGTCATAAGA GCAGCTTTGCTTTTCAGATTGGCTGGGGAACGGGAACTAG TGACAAATACAGCAGCGCCATCCCTGGCAGCCCCAACTCCTGATGGTGACTATGCAGTTGGACTCGAACAACTAGTTTCGATGTTTAAGGATCAGAACGTTCTTGCTTTGCAACACTATGGAGGGGCAAGTCTACTTCAATACAACCTTTT GTTAGGGGCTTAG
- the LOC112771906 gene encoding calcium-transporting ATPase 9, plasma membrane-type-like isoform X1, with product MARSTSRGSNSSPNGLLTVTIAGGRHDHVDPASNNEEEEDDELVDPDDPFDVIHTKNVPLQTLKRWRQAALVLNASRRFRYTLDLKKEEEKEQKKSMIRAHAQVIRAALLFRLAGERELVTNTAAPSLAAPTPDGDYAVGLEQLVSMFKDQNVLALQHYGGVRGLADILKSNPEKGISGSDIDLSKRKIAFGTNTYPRKKGRSFWRFLWESWQDLTLIILIIAAVVSLALGIKTEVCE from the exons ATGGCCCGCTCTACCTCGCGGGGTTCCAACTCCTCTCCCAATGGCCTCCTCACAGTTACCATCGCTGGCGGCCGCCATGACCACGTGGACCCCGCTTCGaacaacgaagaagaagaagacgatgaACTAGTGGATCCCGATGATCCTTTTGACGTTATCCACACCAAGAACGTCCCGCTCCAGACGCTCAAGCGTTGGAGA CAAGCAGCATTGGTTCTGAATGCCTCCAGGCGTTTTAGATATACTTTGGACttgaaaaaggaagaggagaaagagcaaaagaaaagcatgattagagccCATGCACAAGTCATAAGA GCAGCTTTGCTTTTCAGATTGGCTGGGGAACGGGAACTAG TGACAAATACAGCAGCGCCATCCCTGGCAGCCCCAACTCCTGATGGTGACTATGCAGTTGGACTCGAACAACTAGTTTCGATGTTTAAGGATCAGAACGTTCTTGCTTTGCAACACTATGGAGGG GTTAGGGGCTTAGCGGATATACTAAAATCAAATCCGGAGAAAGGCATTAGTGGAAGTGATATTGATCTATCAAAAAGGAAAATAGCATTTGGAACTAATACATATCCTCGGAAAAAGGGCAGAAGTTTCTGG AGGTTTCTTTGGGAATCTTGGCAAGATCTGACGCTTATAATATTGATTATAGCAGCTGTGGTATCATTGGCACTTGGAATAAAAACAGAGGTGTGTGAATAA